A stretch of Caldisericaceae bacterium DNA encodes these proteins:
- a CDS encoding trypsin-like peptidase domain-containing protein encodes MEELEKNNENNEFEHHERKSWLVYLIVGIIIGSIIGGIFGTFIVFKNPSLFPWVLSETSTKTPQQGSSVTVGTNLVDIQNQIEEIANKVSPAVVRIISTTQVVSPFFFQVIPQQGLGSGVIIKSDGLILTNNHVIEDATKIEVTLSNGKTYKGVVLGTDPSSDLALLKINANNLPVATFGDSQKAKVGELVVAIGNPYGLDHTVTFGVISALERNIDTGDGKTMYGVIQTDAAINPGNSGGPLVDLKGEVIGINTMIYQGAQGLGFAVSSNTAKKVIDNLLKTGSMKWPYLGVQVTTMTKEIADSYNLQYVSGVFVVSVVSGSPADRAGIKKFDIITEANGKPVSTADELISIIRNSNTGDKITLTISRDGRIVNVVATLGSQ; translated from the coding sequence ATGGAAGAATTAGAAAAAAATAATGAAAACAATGAGTTTGAACATCATGAAAGAAAAAGTTGGCTTGTTTACCTTATTGTAGGTATTATCATTGGCAGTATCATAGGTGGAATTTTTGGCACTTTTATCGTCTTTAAAAACCCTTCTCTTTTCCCATGGGTACTTAGTGAGACGTCTACCAAAACACCTCAACAGGGTAGTAGTGTAACTGTAGGAACAAACCTTGTTGACATCCAAAACCAAATTGAAGAGATTGCAAATAAGGTTTCGCCTGCAGTTGTCCGAATTATATCAACTACTCAGGTTGTTTCTCCTTTTTTCTTCCAAGTTATTCCACAACAAGGCTTAGGCTCCGGAGTAATAATTAAAAGCGATGGCTTAATACTTACAAATAACCACGTAATTGAAGATGCAACAAAAATAGAAGTAACTCTTTCAAACGGAAAAACTTATAAAGGAGTAGTTTTAGGAACAGATCCATCTTCAGATCTTGCACTTCTAAAAATCAATGCAAACAATCTTCCTGTTGCTACATTTGGTGACTCCCAAAAGGCAAAAGTTGGAGAACTTGTAGTAGCTATCGGTAATCCCTATGGACTTGACCATACCGTAACTTTTGGAGTAATTTCAGCTTTAGAACGAAATATAGATACTGGCGATGGAAAAACAATGTATGGTGTAATACAAACTGATGCAGCCATTAACCCAGGAAATAGTGGCGGACCTCTTGTTGACCTAAAAGGAGAAGTTATAGGTATTAACACAATGATCTATCAAGGGGCTCAAGGTCTTGGTTTTGCTGTTTCATCTAATACGGCAAAAAAAGTTATTGACAATCTATTAAAAACAGGCTCTATGAAATGGCCGTATTTGGGAGTGCAGGTTACAACGATGACAAAAGAAATAGCAGACTCTTACAATTTACAATATGTTAGTGGTGTGTTTGTGGTTTCCGTTGTCTCAGGAAGCCCTGCAGACAGAGCAGGAATTAAAAAGTTTGATATTATAACAGAAGCAAATGGAAAACCTGTAAGCACAGCCGATGAATTAATTTCAATAATTAGAAATAGTAATACGGGTGATAAAATTACTCTTACAATTTCAAGAGATGGAAGGATCGTTAACGTAGTAGCTACACTCGGCTCTCAGTAA